A segment of the Siphonobacter curvatus genome:
TCGAAAGTCACCGGGGAAAAATACAGGCTCAAACGCAAATGGGTGAGGGTACAACCATCACGCTGACACTTCCCGAAGCAGCCCCTTCTCAGCTGAATTGAGTGTATTCGGCTACTTCTGAAAGGCATATATTATTTTTTTGCAAATACTTCGTTATTGTTGAGAAAACGCTAACTTGCTTAGCGTCAAAACCCTCGCAAAACCATGGGCAGAAAAGTATTAGTGCTGAATCAGGATTACTCAGCCTTGACGATTTGCTCAGTCGCCAAAGCTTTTTTACTCGTCTACCTCAAAAAGGCTGATCTAGTTTCAGAATCACAGACGGAAAATCTACGGAGCATTTCACAATCTTTTCCCATGCCGACGGTCATTCGCTTGCACAAGTACGTGTATTTACCGTACCGGGGCGTAATGCTGACGCGACAAAACATTTTTCGGCGGGATGGGCACCGTTGTCAGTATTGCGGTACCAGCGACGACCTGACGCTTGATCACGTACTACCGAAATCCAGAAGTGGCAAATCAAGCTGGGATAATCTGACTACGGCCTGCAAACGCTGCAATTCCCGGAAAGGTGATTTTACTCCCGAAGAAGCCGGAATGCCTCTGCGACAAAGGCCTTTCAAGCCATCGTTCATCATGTTTATTCGGGATTTTTCGGGTATGATTGATGAAACCTGGTTGCCTTTTCTGACGCGTAAGGAAAAAAAGGTGACGGATTAAAAGCCTTACCTTTTGTAAATTTCCGTATTTCCTTCTCCCTGTATCTCGTAGTAGGTGGTTTTCGTTGCCGAAACTTGTATTTTTGAAAGTGGACGATCAAACAGGAACCAGAGCATGCGGGAAGATTATTTGAAAGGCGAAAAAGAAACGCTTACGAGAGATGACCGGGAGATGGAGCGGGCGTTACGGCCTTTGAGCTTTAGTGATTTCACCGGGCAGGAGAAGATTCTTGACAATCTGAAAATATTTGTTTCTGCCGCCAAGATGCGGGAGGAACCCTTGGACCATGTACTCTTGCACGGCCCTCCGGGATTAGGTAAAACGACGCTTTCCAATATTATTGCCAATGAGTTAGGGGCCGGTATCAAAATTACATCCGGACCTGTACTGGATAAACCCAGCGACCTAGCCGGGCTTTTAACCAATCTGCAGCCCCACGACGTTTTGTTCATTGATGAGATTCACCGGCTGAATCCCATTGTTGAAGAATACTTGTATTCGGCGATGGAAGATTACAAAATTGACATTTTACTGGATTCTGGTCCCAACGCCCGTACCGTGCAAATTGGACTCAATCCTTTTACCCTGATTGGAGCGACAACCCGGGCGGGTTTACTGACCTCTCCGTTACGGGCTCGCTTTGGGATCAATGCCCGATTGGAGTACTACGATGCAAAGCTACTGACGTCGATCATCAAGCGTTCGTGTGCCATTTTGAAGACTCCGGTAGAGGATACGGCTGCTTTT
Coding sequences within it:
- the ruvB gene encoding Holliday junction branch migration DNA helicase RuvB: MREDYLKGEKETLTRDDREMERALRPLSFSDFTGQEKILDNLKIFVSAAKMREEPLDHVLLHGPPGLGKTTLSNIIANELGAGIKITSGPVLDKPSDLAGLLTNLQPHDVLFIDEIHRLNPIVEEYLYSAMEDYKIDILLDSGPNARTVQIGLNPFTLIGATTRAGLLTSPLRARFGINARLEYYDAKLLTSIIKRSCAILKTPVEDTAAFELARRSRGTPRIANNLLRRTRDFAQVKGGGVITVAIAEMALAALDVDHNGLDDMDNRILSTIIEKFKGGPVGLSTIATAVGEEAETIEEVYEPFLIQEGYLKRTSRGREATEKAYSHLGIIPKYRAGELF
- a CDS encoding HNH endonuclease, with amino-acid sequence MGRKVLVLNQDYSALTICSVAKAFLLVYLKKADLVSESQTENLRSISQSFPMPTVIRLHKYVYLPYRGVMLTRQNIFRRDGHRCQYCGTSDDLTLDHVLPKSRSGKSSWDNLTTACKRCNSRKGDFTPEEAGMPLRQRPFKPSFIMFIRDFSGMIDETWLPFLTRKEKKVTD